The region GTGATTTCACTGCCCGCATCGATGTGCCCAATCGAGACGAGTTCGGAAAGCTCTCGGACAATGTCAACCGGGCCAGTGAGCAGCTCGAAACACTGTATGGAAGGCTCGAGACCGTCAACCGCGACCTCCAGGCGCAGGTCGATGATCAGGTCGCATTGCTCGAACGCACGTCGCAGTTGCGTCGCTACCTGTCGCCCCAGGTCGCCGAGGCGATCGTCACCGGTGACAGGGGGATCGGTGAGTCGAGGCGAGCAGAGCTGTCGATCGCGTTCGTCGACATCCGGGGGTTCACGGCCCTCTCCGAGCAGTCGGAGCCGGAGGAGATGATCGCCGGACTCAATCGCTTCCTCACCGTGATGACCGACATCGTCTTTCGCTACGAGGGAACGCTCGACAAGTACATAGGCGACGCGCTCATGGTCTTCTTCAACGACCCTCTTCCCCAGGAAGACCACGCCGAACGGGCAGTCCGAATGGCGCTCGACATGCAAGTCGCCCGAGTCGAGCTGAGAACTAGCCTCACCGAGGCTGCTCAGTTGGAGATCACCGCCGGCGTCGGCATCTCGACCGGGTTCGTGACGGTGGGCAACATCGGCTCGCCGAGTCGCATGGACTACACGGCGATGGGCAACCACGTGAACCTGGCCTCCCGGCTCGCCGATGATGCCGGTCCCGGCGAGATTCTCATCACCGAACGCACGCTGGCGTTGCTCCCGCAGGGACTGGTGACGGCCGAGCCGGCGGGCCAGCGCAATCTCAAAGGCGTGCAGCGTCCGATCGCCTTCTACCGGATCGTCTGAGGACGGGAGCAACCGCGAGAAGGCTGCGGCCCAAGCGCTACATCATCTTCTTACCGGCAAACAACCGGATGGTTTCAGCGCTTGCGCCGGCCGGCCCGGGATGACCCGCCCAAGAAGGTGCCGGCTCCGAGCACGAACCCAAAGTTGTACCAACCACCGTTGTTGAAGACCTCGTAAACATTCACGTTGTCACTGAACAGCGAGATGATGAACACGATTGGCAGGATGATCCCGTGCCAGAGGCCTAGCCAGAACCCGGCCATCTCCCCGTTGTCGGTTGCCACATCGACCTGGGGGTTCGGGCCGGCCGCGCAGGCAGCCAGCAGCAGCGCGAACAGGATCACGGTCACCAGAAGGTGCTTTCGCTTCACATCTACCTCCTTCCGACGAAGCTACTCAACTTCAGCCCGGTTGGGCGATCGATTCGCGTGGTGGTGAGCATCTTGCGAAGGCGCCACGTTCTGTCTGGCCTCACAAGGACGGTACGTCCCACCCGATCGGAGGATGCTGCCGGATATGAGAGCACACGCAACACTGTCGCTACGCCGACAGTTAGGGCCTGCGCGGCCCGGCTGCCCCGTTGGATGGAGTAGATCGAGTGCAAGCGAACAAATTCCACCGATTTGATGAGCCGGTCCCGGCTCGAGCGACTCCGCGAGAATGGGGTTCCCACCGCGGGTGTTGTGGGCAAGCACGAGGACAGAAGGAACTGCGTCATTCACCTCGAGCTGCCCAACTTGAGCCGGATGAACGGCGGGGTACCGACGACAAGGAGATACCGCATCATGGAACTGGGAATGATCGGCCTCGGCCGAATGGGAGCGAACCTCGTTCGCAGGCTGCTCCGTGATGGCCATCGGACCGTTGTGTACGACGTCGACCCCGTCTCCGTAGCCGAGCTGGTCGCGGCAGGCGCCGAGGGGGCAGATGGTCTTGCCGACCTGGCCGGCAAACTGAACGGCCCTCGAACCATTTGGGTGATGGTGCCGGCGGGAATCACCGGGAAGGTCATAGATGACATCGCTTCCCACCTCAACGCAGGCGACATCATCATCGATGGGGGTAACTCGTACTACCAGGACGACCTCGAGCGGTCGGCTGTCTTGTTGGAGCGCGGCATTCGTTTGATCGATGTCGGTACCAGCGGTGGTGTATTCGGGCTCGAACGGGGGTTCTGCCTGATGATCGGCGGCGACGCCGGCGCGGTTGCCCACCTCGACCCGATCTTCCGGACCCTGGCCCCGGGAGTCGACACGGCCGAGCGGACCCCGGGCCGCGCTGGTGAGCCGCTGGCTGCCGAGCACGGCTATCTGCACTGTGGGCCGAGCGGTGCAGGTCACTTCGTCAAGATGGTCCACAACGGCGTCGAGTACGGCATCATGGCCGCATATGCGGAAGGTCTGAACATTCTCAAACATGCCGGGGTCGGGCTCTCCGACAGCCGGACCGATGCCGAGACCGCCCCTCTTCGGCGGCCGGATCACTATCAGTACGAGTTGGATGTGCCGGCGGTCGCCGAAGTTTGGCGGCGAGGCAGCGTTGTTGCCTCGTGGTTGCTCGATCTGACCGCCGCCGCCTTCGTTGAAAACCCGCAGCTCGACGGGTTCACCGGTCGGGTATCGGACTCAGGAGAGGGAAGGTGGACCGTTCTGAGTGCGGTGGAAGAGGGCGTTCCCGCCCCGGTCCTTTCGGCGGCGCTCTACGGCCGGTTCGACTCGAGGGGACGTGACGAGTTCGCCAACCAGGTTTTGTCGGCGATGCGCCAACAATTTGGTGGCCATCAGGAGAAAGCCGGCCCTGCCTGATGGAGGCAACCTACGCCGACGCACTGATCTTGTTCGGGATAAGCGGAGATCTGGCCCGTAAGAAACTGTTCTCGGCTCTCTACGACCTCACCGCCGCCGGTGGCCTCGACATGCCGGTGATCGGGGTGGCTTCGAGCGACTGGGATGATGAGACGTTGCGTCGCCATGCTCGGGAAGCTCTCGAGGAGGCAGGCGAACCGATCGACGACGAGGTGTTCGCCCGGCTGGCGGCCAACCTTTGTTACGTGGCAGGCGACTACCAGGAGGCGGGCACCTATGCAGACATCGCCAAAAGGGTGGCCGGAGGTGAGTGCACTGTGTCGTACCTGGCCATCCCCCCCGGGCTATTCGACGACGTTGTCGAGGGATTGGCGTCGGTGGGGCTCAACCAACAGGGTCGGCTGGTATTGGAGAAACCCTTTGGCCGAGACACCCAATCGGCTGCCGACCTCAACGAGATAGTTCACCGCCACTTCCCGGAAGAGCGGGTGTACCGGATCGACCACTTCCTCGGCAAGGAATCGGTGCAGAACCTCATGATCTTCCGCTTCTCTAACACCGTTTTGGAGCCTGTCTGGAACCGTCACTACGTGCGCGGTGTGCAGATCACGATGGCAGAGGATTTCGGCGTCGAGGGAAGGGGTTCCTTTTACGACCGGGTTGGCACGATACGCGATGTCGTCCAGAACCATTTGCTGCAAGTGCTGGCGTTGCTGGCCATGGAACCACCGGTGTCGGAGGATGCCGACGCGCTGCGCGACGAGCGAGTCAAAGTGCTCAGAGCCATCGAGACGCTCACCCCTAACGATCTGGTTCGCGGTCAGTATGCCGGTTACCGCCGGGAGCCCGGAGTTGCTGCCGACTCGGACACCGAGACATTTGCGGCACTTCGGCTAGAAGTGGATTCATGGCGGTGGGCCGGAGTGCCGTGGATCATCCGGGCCGGGAAGGGGATGGCTTCAACGGCCACCGAAGCAGTTGTCGAGTTTGCTCGCCCCCCACGGCCCCTCTTTGCCGACGTCGATAGCCGGCCAGGCCCCAATCGATTGACGTTCCGCACCAAACCCGACGAAGAGATCAGCCTGTCGATGCAGGCGAAACAGCCTGGATCGGCGATGGTCAGTGGGCCGGTTGAACTGCATCTCGGGCACGATCGGATCCCCGGCCGAGACGCCTACGATCGGCTGATTGGTGATGCACTCCGCGGTGACCCGGCTCTCTTCGCCCGTCAAGACGGCGTCATGGAAGCCTGGAGGGTGGTCGATCGAGTGCTCACCAACCATCGACCGGTCGTTCCCTATCAGCGGGGTACCTGGGGTCCGGCCGAAGCCGACGCCCTGCTCGGTTCCGACTGGGACTGGATCACCACATGACCGAGCACGAAGTTGTGTTGGTCCGGCACGGACAAACGGAATGGAGTGTTTCCGGCCAACACACCGGGCGGACCGACGTACCCCTCACCGAGTTGGGCCGCCGTCAGGCCGACGCCCTGGGCGGGATGCTGGGGGGACTCGAGTTCGCGCTCGTTTTGTCCAGCCCACTGAGTAGGGCATGGGAGACCATGGACCGGGCCGGGTATGCGGTCGGGGGAATAGCCGCCGACGAGCTATTGGAGTGGGATTACGGTGCATACGAGGGGCGTCGAACCGCCGATATCCGAA is a window of Acidimicrobiia bacterium DNA encoding:
- a CDS encoding adenylate/guanylate cyclase domain-containing protein; amino-acid sequence: MTSTISPPRPDGSTPAPADRDTDGIPRLLPPVVDFVARIQARLETKLLAGFLGISVLMLALGIVGLLVVNRMDVQVDRLSMLQRQSDNANHMLYSITAQSHFRTMALLTGEPVWNDKIGGAKATFAQLIEETEVIAVGDHGDLFNRLRAIDERYAEAGVRVEALQASGDIEGALRAHVQSEHEISHELEGPLNDFIGDTEDLVAAEIDGFAGDRRFLRIALAAFSVMSLGGAVALGAVISWTVIRPVRRIDHALDTLASGDFTARIDVPNRDEFGKLSDNVNRASEQLETLYGRLETVNRDLQAQVDDQVALLERTSQLRRYLSPQVAEAIVTGDRGIGESRRAELSIAFVDIRGFTALSEQSEPEEMIAGLNRFLTVMTDIVFRYEGTLDKYIGDALMVFFNDPLPQEDHAERAVRMALDMQVARVELRTSLTEAAQLEITAGVGISTGFVTVGNIGSPSRMDYTAMGNHVNLASRLADDAGPGEILITERTLALLPQGLVTAEPAGQRNLKGVQRPIAFYRIV
- the gnd gene encoding decarboxylating 6-phosphogluconate dehydrogenase, producing MELGMIGLGRMGANLVRRLLRDGHRTVVYDVDPVSVAELVAAGAEGADGLADLAGKLNGPRTIWVMVPAGITGKVIDDIASHLNAGDIIIDGGNSYYQDDLERSAVLLERGIRLIDVGTSGGVFGLERGFCLMIGGDAGAVAHLDPIFRTLAPGVDTAERTPGRAGEPLAAEHGYLHCGPSGAGHFVKMVHNGVEYGIMAAYAEGLNILKHAGVGLSDSRTDAETAPLRRPDHYQYELDVPAVAEVWRRGSVVASWLLDLTAAAFVENPQLDGFTGRVSDSGEGRWTVLSAVEEGVPAPVLSAALYGRFDSRGRDEFANQVLSAMRQQFGGHQEKAGPA
- the zwf gene encoding glucose-6-phosphate dehydrogenase, with product MEATYADALILFGISGDLARKKLFSALYDLTAAGGLDMPVIGVASSDWDDETLRRHAREALEEAGEPIDDEVFARLAANLCYVAGDYQEAGTYADIAKRVAGGECTVSYLAIPPGLFDDVVEGLASVGLNQQGRLVLEKPFGRDTQSAADLNEIVHRHFPEERVYRIDHFLGKESVQNLMIFRFSNTVLEPVWNRHYVRGVQITMAEDFGVEGRGSFYDRVGTIRDVVQNHLLQVLALLAMEPPVSEDADALRDERVKVLRAIETLTPNDLVRGQYAGYRREPGVAADSDTETFAALRLEVDSWRWAGVPWIIRAGKGMASTATEAVVEFARPPRPLFADVDSRPGPNRLTFRTKPDEEISLSMQAKQPGSAMVSGPVELHLGHDRIPGRDAYDRLIGDALRGDPALFARQDGVMEAWRVVDRVLTNHRPVVPYQRGTWGPAEADALLGSDWDWITT